A section of the Humulus lupulus chromosome 2, drHumLupu1.1, whole genome shotgun sequence genome encodes:
- the LOC133815057 gene encoding uncharacterized protein LOC133815057, whose amino-acid sequence MGIDKVVGLGQGVYIVRFNTVEQSDFVLNNGIMFFDKKPLIMKPWNANDDFKKEDMQQVPIWIQLTNLDLKYWGEQSLFKIVSQIGQPLKIDPVTKSKEKLNFARIMIEVSIAQSFPSIISFINENDCQMDVMVHYEWKPIFCSHCKGLGHESTLCKKQNGSKVWIPKDQRQVSTKQDSIDAEGFCTVKGKGRKRDGSNCHRESVAENLSNTFQVLAETKLATKDIEQGIDITAGGGDPPVVNG is encoded by the coding sequence ATGGGGATTGACAAAGTGGTTGGGCTAGGACAGGGTGTCTATATCGTGAGATTCAATACAGTGGAGCAGAGTGACTTTGTTCTGAATAATGGAATCATGTTCTTTGACAAGAAACCACTTATCATGAAGCCTTGGAATGCAAATGATGATTTTAAGAAGGAAGATATGCAACAAGTGCCAATTTGGATACAGTTAACCAATCTTGATCTGAAATATTGGGGTGAGCAGTCATTATTCAAGATTGTGTCTCAAATTGGGCAACCGTTAAAGATAGATCCTGTAACAAAATCTAAGGAGAAGCTTAATTTTGCAAGGATAATGATTGAGGTGTCTATAGCTCAATCTTTTCCTAGCATTATAAGTTTTATCAATGAGAACGATTGCCAAATGGATGTGATGGTGCATTATGAATGGAAACCGATTTTTTGCTCACATTGTAAGGGATTGGGACATGAATCTACTTTGTGCAAAAAGCAAAATGGGTCAAAAGTTTGGATACCAAAAGATCAAAGGCAGGTCTCTACTAAACAAGACTCTATAGATGCTGAGGGTTTCTGTACTGTCAAAGggaaaggaagaaagagagatGGTAGTAATTGCCACAGGGAAAGCGTTGCTGAAAATCTAAGTAATACATTTCAGGTTCTAGCTGAAACAAAACTGGCGACAAAGGATATAGAGCAAGGAATTGATATCACTGCAGGAGGGGGAGATCCTCCTGTAGTGAATGGATAA